In a genomic window of Candidatus Thiothrix sulfatifontis:
- a CDS encoding ATP-binding protein: MSDYDRTLNRQLRSLGLNPEAPPDAASWRAFLNRISHTYDDHKQAYYVLERSLEVSSQEMLALNATLQQESQEKIRALQQSKEKSRFLANMSHEIRTPMNGVLGMLDILAKTPLDPQQQEYLHTAYSSSEILLDVINAVLDLSKIESGKLALERIPFNMHKLAADMVLLFSGSATKKHLTLSSQILNDCHAWFYGDPIRLKQVLGNLLGNAVKFTTSGTVALYIEALQQQPEQTTLRLLVADTGPGIHPAQQEALFNAFNQADESTTRLYGGTGLGLTIAQELVHLMGGCIRIKSTSGQGSTFYFDLTLTKHHFVSNPDADHPHATTDPSANSVLKGHILLVEDNLVNIKVAQVMLTKLGMGFDIAMDGHEAVAMLANNRYDLVLMDCQLPSMDGYEATRQFRQMEQAQQTPRTPVVALTANAMQGDRENCLQAGMDDYMTKPISMASLRQKLQQWLTPTLTS, encoded by the coding sequence ATGAGTGATTACGACCGCACGCTTAACCGGCAGTTACGCAGTCTGGGGTTAAACCCAGAAGCTCCCCCTGACGCTGCCAGTTGGCGTGCCTTCCTGAATCGGATCAGTCACACCTACGATGATCACAAACAAGCCTACTATGTGCTGGAACGTTCGTTAGAAGTATCTTCGCAGGAAATGCTGGCGCTCAATGCCACGCTCCAACAGGAATCGCAGGAAAAAATTCGCGCTCTGCAACAATCCAAGGAAAAATCGCGCTTCCTCGCCAATATGAGCCATGAAATCCGCACCCCCATGAACGGCGTCTTGGGGATGCTGGATATTCTCGCCAAAACCCCACTAGACCCACAGCAGCAAGAATACCTGCACACTGCCTACAGCTCCTCCGAAATCTTATTGGATGTCATCAACGCGGTGCTGGATCTTTCCAAAATCGAATCCGGGAAGCTGGCACTGGAACGCATCCCCTTTAACATGCACAAACTCGCCGCCGATATGGTGCTGTTATTCAGTGGCTCTGCGACCAAAAAACACCTAACGCTAAGCAGCCAAATACTCAATGACTGCCACGCATGGTTTTACGGCGACCCCATTCGCCTGAAACAAGTGCTGGGGAATTTATTGGGCAATGCGGTGAAATTCACCACCAGCGGCACAGTAGCGCTATACATCGAAGCCTTGCAACAACAACCCGAACAAACCACTCTGCGTTTATTGGTTGCGGACACTGGCCCCGGTATTCATCCGGCACAACAGGAAGCGCTCTTCAATGCCTTCAATCAAGCGGATGAGTCCACTACCCGCCTCTACGGTGGCACGGGATTAGGGCTAACCATCGCGCAAGAATTAGTACACCTCATGGGAGGTTGTATTCGGATAAAATCCACATCAGGGCAAGGCAGTACCTTCTATTTTGACCTCACCCTCACTAAACATCACTTCGTCAGCAACCCCGATGCTGATCATCCACACGCCACAACTGACCCTTCTGCCAATAGCGTATTGAAAGGACATATTCTGCTGGTTGAAGATAATCTGGTGAATATTAAAGTGGCGCAAGTCATGCTTACCAAACTGGGCATGGGCTTCGATATTGCGATGGATGGGCATGAAGCGGTCGCTATGTTGGCTAACAATCGCTACGACTTGGTACTAATGGATTGCCAATTACCCAGCATGGATGGCTACGAAGCCACCCGCCAATTCCGCCAAATGGAGCAAGCACAGCAAACACCGCGCACTCCGGTGGTTGCGCTCACTGCCAACGCCATGCAGGGCGACCGCGAAAACTGCTTGCAAGCGGGCATGGATGATTACATGACCAAACCCATTTCCATGGCAAGCTTGCGGCAAAAACTGCAACAATGGCTGACACCAACCCTCACGTCTTAA
- a CDS encoding EF-hand domain-containing protein: MNKMILSALSIAVLLSAGNAAAATDPDFKRLDTNKDGLISWPEYAAKNPKSGRLDPRRIFDNVDTNRDGYIDPAEFAEMKRRRDNRKP, encoded by the coding sequence ATGAACAAAATGATTTTATCAGCGCTAAGCATTGCCGTATTACTCAGCGCAGGAAACGCGGCTGCCGCAACTGACCCAGATTTCAAACGCTTGGATACTAACAAAGATGGGCTAATTTCTTGGCCGGAATACGCCGCCAAAAATCCCAAATCCGGCAGACTCGACCCGCGCCGCATTTTCGACAATGTGGATACTAACCGTGACGGCTATATCGATCCGGCGGAATTTGCCGAGATGAAACGCCGCCGTGATAACCGCAAGCCGTAG
- the grxD gene encoding Grx4 family monothiol glutaredoxin, translated as MSALDRIDQAVKSNPVVIFMKGTPKMPQCGFSSRASQALMACGEEFAYVNVLSDPEIFQDLPQYANWPTFPQVYINGELIGGCDITLEMYQNGELQKMVKEAMQGNSGEAA; from the coding sequence ATGAGCGCATTAGACCGTATCGACCAAGCCGTTAAAAGCAACCCCGTCGTCATTTTCATGAAGGGCACACCGAAAATGCCACAATGTGGGTTTTCCAGCCGCGCATCCCAAGCATTAATGGCGTGCGGCGAAGAGTTTGCTTACGTGAACGTATTGAGTGACCCGGAAATTTTCCAAGATTTACCACAATACGCGAACTGGCCGACGTTCCCGCAAGTGTATATCAACGGCGAATTGATCGGCGGCTGCGACATTACGCTGGAAATGTACCAAAACGGTGAATTACAGAAAATGGTTAAAGAAGCCATGCAGGGTAATTCAGGCGAAGCGGCTTAA
- a CDS encoding DUF2384 domain-containing protein has translation MQTFSSEEMSALTRAVLNHMDEWKISADEMLAILQLGEEVRPRHLQQYRQGDKTFPQTTEMMNRIDHIVGIADALRTTFPFSSQMRVMWLSKPHRRFQRRNPLAVMLDEGDDGLMRVRIEVDCAYGYAINDALHAAAEEKKAAAA, from the coding sequence ATGCAAACCTTTTCAAGCGAAGAGATGAGTGCTTTAACGCGAGCTGTCCTCAATCATATGGATGAATGGAAGATCAGCGCGGATGAGATGCTGGCGATTTTGCAGTTGGGCGAAGAAGTGCGCCCGCGCCATTTGCAGCAATACCGTCAAGGCGATAAAACCTTCCCGCAAACCACCGAAATGATGAATCGCATTGATCATATTGTGGGCATTGCCGATGCCTTGCGCACCACGTTTCCGTTTAGCAGCCAGATGCGGGTGATGTGGTTGAGCAAGCCGCACCGCCGTTTCCAGCGTCGTAATCCCTTAGCGGTGATGTTGGATGAGGGGGATGATGGTTTAATGCGGGTCAGAATTGAAGTGGATTGCGCTTACGGTTACGCAATCAACGATGCGCTTCATGCAGCGGCTGAAGAAAAGAAGGCAGCAGCAGCCTAG
- a CDS encoding segregation and condensation protein A, which yields MSAEQFSTEKRILMAMRKTLGGIIRDLTPSDSAVRYPLSDATVEDVKKCFDLIAARERELAQLAGVSEERPHFIDEVSATKVVSIAGLKKRD from the coding sequence ATGTCAGCAGAACAGTTCTCCACAGAAAAACGTATCCTGATGGCGATGCGTAAAACCCTCGGCGGCATTATTCGCGATTTAACCCCTTCAGATTCAGCCGTGCGTTACCCTTTATCCGATGCGACGGTTGAGGACGTGAAAAAATGCTTTGATTTGATTGCAGCGCGTGAGCGTGAATTGGCGCAATTGGCTGGGGTGAGTGAAGAGCGTCCGCACTTTATTGATGAAGTCAGCGCGACGAAAGTGGTGTCGATTGCTGGTCTGAAAAAGAGGGATTAA
- a CDS encoding adenosylcobinamide-GDP ribazoletransferase: MKAVLRSFQVALRVLTLLPAPPIATFSAEEKGRGLIWFPVIGALMGGLLALTAWRLQGIEPMLASVILLTAWLFISELHHLDALARSINVWLFGGRSAAIADDAEAAQLPMPHFGVMGVMALVMMVKFSALSVLIEYKLWLYIMMAPLAARLLVAALIGFTPSAPGQTLAQDFRVEFPYVALFIWLLLALPIALVAGIPLLGVFVLLLLIRLRLKQTSGGLTWESIGASIVLLEAVGLFVAAVTA; this comes from the coding sequence ATGAAAGCCGTGCTGCGTTCTTTTCAGGTGGCGTTGCGGGTGTTGACATTATTGCCAGCACCGCCCATTGCCACGTTTTCGGCGGAAGAAAAAGGGCGTGGTCTGATTTGGTTTCCGGTGATTGGGGCGTTAATGGGCGGGTTACTTGCTCTAACCGCATGGCGTTTGCAAGGCATTGAACCGATGTTGGCGTCGGTGATTTTACTGACAGCTTGGTTGTTTATCAGTGAGTTGCATCATTTGGATGCGTTGGCGCGTAGCATTAATGTGTGGTTGTTTGGTGGGCGAAGTGCCGCTATAGCGGATGATGCAGAGGCGGCGCAGTTGCCGATGCCGCATTTCGGTGTCATGGGGGTCATGGCGCTGGTGATGATGGTTAAGTTTTCAGCGCTCTCGGTGCTGATTGAATACAAACTGTGGCTGTACATTATGATGGCACCGCTGGCGGCACGTCTGTTAGTGGCGGCATTGATTGGGTTCACGCCGAGTGCGCCGGGGCAAACGCTGGCGCAAGATTTTCGGGTTGAATTTCCCTACGTTGCCTTGTTTATTTGGTTATTGTTGGCATTACCGATCGCATTGGTGGCAGGAATCCCGTTATTGGGGGTGTTTGTGTTGCTGTTGCTGATTCGTTTACGCCTCAAACAGACGAGTGGCGGGCTAACCTGGGAGTCTATTGGCGCGAGTATTGTGTTATTGGAAGCGGTTGGTTTGTTTGTCGCCGCCGTGACTGCTTGA
- a CDS encoding alpha-ribazole phosphatase family protein yields the protein MANNFTHIGLLQHGAVEAGDVFCGELDTPLTKASWKQLKQAFGRASPDWDAVVTSPRMQCAAFAEWFAQKQDLPLVRDERLREIHFGEWEGRNPQDVMTTHPEELAQWWLNPAQVSPPGGESFGDFRARVLDAWTEMGRAYRGERVLVVTHALVIRVIIAHVLQMSDERLLALNIEYGALTRLRVLRDRSGEWASLLAHGCG from the coding sequence GTGGCCAATAATTTTACTCACATTGGCTTATTGCAACACGGTGCGGTGGAAGCGGGGGATGTGTTCTGTGGTGAACTCGATACTCCGCTCACCAAAGCCAGTTGGAAGCAGCTCAAACAAGCTTTCGGTCGCGCCAGTCCAGATTGGGATGCCGTGGTTACTTCACCTCGGATGCAATGTGCTGCTTTTGCCGAATGGTTTGCGCAAAAACAGGATTTACCGCTGGTGCGCGATGAACGCCTGCGGGAAATCCATTTTGGGGAATGGGAAGGGCGTAATCCGCAAGACGTGATGACGACGCATCCCGAAGAGTTGGCGCAATGGTGGCTGAATCCGGCACAAGTATCGCCACCGGGCGGCGAAAGCTTTGGCGATTTTCGCGCCCGTGTGTTGGATGCATGGACAGAAATGGGACGTGCCTACCGAGGCGAACGGGTGCTGGTGGTGACTCATGCCTTGGTGATTCGGGTGATTATCGCGCACGTATTGCAAATGTCGGATGAGCGCTTGCTGGCCTTGAACATTGAGTACGGCGCGTTGACCCGCTTGCGGGTATTGCGTGACCGTAGCGGTGAATGGGCCAGTTTATTGGCACACGGTTGCGGATAA
- the greA gene encoding transcription elongation factor GreA — MSTRPPVTLKGSERLKAELQRLKTEDRPQIIQAIATAREHGDLKENAEYHAAREQQSFCEGRIKELESTLSMAQVIDVAVVGAMNPGKVVFGATVELEEVETGETITYQIVGDIEADIKHNRVAVSSPIARAMIGKEEGDIAVVQAPSGKREYEIVAVSYQ, encoded by the coding sequence ATGAGTACAAGACCACCAGTGACATTGAAGGGTTCGGAGCGTTTGAAGGCTGAATTGCAGCGTTTGAAAACCGAAGATCGCCCGCAAATTATTCAGGCGATTGCGACAGCGCGGGAACACGGCGATTTGAAAGAAAACGCCGAATACCATGCAGCGCGTGAGCAGCAAAGTTTCTGCGAAGGGCGCATCAAGGAGCTGGAAAGCACCTTGTCGATGGCTCAAGTGATTGATGTGGCCGTTGTGGGTGCAATGAACCCCGGTAAAGTGGTTTTCGGGGCAACCGTGGAACTTGAAGAAGTCGAAACCGGCGAAACCATCACGTATCAAATCGTGGGTGATATTGAGGCGGATATTAAGCACAACCGTGTGGCAGTATCTTCCCCGATTGCGCGGGCGATGATTGGTAAGGAAGAGGGCGACATCGCGGTCGTGCAAGCGCCGAGTGGCAAGCGCGAGTATGAAATTGTTGCGGTTAGCTATCAATAG
- the carB gene encoding carbamoyl-phosphate synthase large subunit yields the protein MPKRTDIKSILIIGAGPIIIGQACEFDYSGAQACKALREEGYRVILVNSNPATIMTDPNMADAIYIEPIRWETVAKIIEKERPDALLPTMGGQTALNCALDLSRHGVLEKFGVDMIGANEVSIDMAEDRQKFKVAMDEIGLESARSGVAHTMDEARAVQAGLGFPIVIRPSFTMGGSGGGIAYNKQEFETIVARGLDMSPTTEVLLEESLLGWKEYEMEVVRDRNDNCIIICSIENLDPMGIHTGDSITVAPAQTLTDKEYQLLRNASIAVLRKIGVDTGGSNVQFSVNPKNGRIIVIEMNPRVSRSSALASKATGFPIAKVAAKLAVGYTLDELRNEITGGATPTSFEPSIDYVVTKIPRFTFEKFPQADSRLTTQMKSVGEVMAMGRTFQESFQKALRGLETGIDGLNERIDPQDPDAKDTLRRQLTEASSERILYVADAFRLGLSIEELFAQTSIDPWFLVQIKELVDMENGLKDRLLNSMSVDEMRNLKRKGFSDRRLAKLLHETEKTVRVARHKLNVRPVYKRVDTCAAEFATNTAYMYSTYEEECESNPTDRKKIMVLGGGPNRIGQGIEFDYCCVHAALALRDDGFETIMVNCNPETVSTDYDTSDRLYFEPLTLEDVMEIVDLEKPYGVIVQYGGQTPLKLARDLEALGAPIIGTSPDSIDLAEDRERFQQLIHKLGLKQPPNRTARSIDEAVRLADEIGYPLVVRPSYVLGGRAMEIVYHENELRRYMTTAVSVSNDSPVLLDRYLDDAIEVDVDAICDGDNVLIGGIMQHIEQAGIHSGDSACSLPPYSLSVAIQDQLREQMVRMGKALNVIGLMNAQFAIKGDDVYVLEVNPRASRTVPFVSKAIGRPLAKIAARCMAGQSLASQNALNEIIPSYYAVKEAVFPFIKFPGVDPILSPEMKSTGEVMGVGRTFAEAFGKAQYAAGEVYPTSGVAFISVREADRRHLKEVGDMLIGQGFKIVATRGTARELQNVGVTCEIVNKMREGRPNIVDMIKNEEIDLIVNTTEGEQSTRDSFEIRREALQHKITYTTTIEGARALCKAMAYTDSEQVYCLQDLHRELTEQGV from the coding sequence ATGCCTAAACGCACTGACATTAAAAGCATTCTGATTATTGGTGCAGGCCCGATCATTATCGGTCAGGCGTGCGAATTTGACTATTCCGGTGCGCAAGCGTGTAAGGCGTTGCGTGAGGAAGGCTACCGCGTCATTTTGGTCAACTCCAACCCCGCGACCATTATGACCGACCCGAACATGGCGGATGCGATTTACATCGAGCCAATCCGCTGGGAAACCGTCGCCAAAATCATTGAAAAAGAACGCCCTGACGCGCTCTTGCCAACAATGGGTGGGCAAACCGCGCTCAATTGTGCGCTCGACCTGTCCCGCCACGGCGTGCTGGAAAAGTTCGGCGTGGACATGATTGGTGCGAACGAAGTGTCCATCGACATGGCCGAAGACCGCCAAAAATTCAAAGTGGCGATGGATGAAATCGGTCTGGAATCGGCGCGTTCCGGCGTAGCCCATACGATGGACGAAGCCCGTGCGGTGCAAGCAGGTTTGGGTTTCCCGATTGTTATCCGCCCCTCCTTCACGATGGGCGGCAGTGGCGGCGGTATCGCTTACAACAAGCAGGAATTTGAAACCATCGTGGCGCGTGGCTTGGATATGTCCCCGACCACCGAAGTTCTGTTGGAAGAATCCCTGCTCGGCTGGAAAGAGTATGAAATGGAAGTCGTGCGTGACCGCAATGACAACTGCATCATTATCTGTTCCATCGAAAACCTTGACCCAATGGGCATCCACACGGGCGACTCGATCACGGTAGCGCCAGCGCAAACCCTGACCGACAAGGAATACCAATTGCTGCGGAATGCGTCGATTGCAGTTCTGCGCAAAATCGGTGTTGATACTGGCGGCTCTAACGTACAGTTCTCGGTTAACCCGAAAAACGGGCGCATTATCGTTATCGAAATGAATCCGCGTGTGTCGCGTTCTTCCGCACTCGCTTCCAAAGCCACCGGCTTCCCGATTGCGAAAGTCGCGGCGAAACTGGCAGTCGGCTACACCTTGGACGAATTGCGCAACGAGATTACCGGCGGAGCAACGCCTACGTCATTCGAGCCATCTATCGACTACGTTGTCACCAAGATCCCGCGTTTCACCTTCGAAAAATTCCCGCAAGCCGACTCGCGTTTGACCACGCAAATGAAGTCCGTCGGCGAAGTCATGGCGATGGGACGCACCTTCCAAGAGTCGTTCCAGAAAGCCCTGCGCGGTTTGGAAACGGGCATTGATGGCTTGAACGAGCGCATTGATCCGCAAGACCCTGACGCAAAAGACACGCTGCGCCGCCAACTGACCGAAGCCAGTTCCGAACGGATTTTGTACGTCGCGGATGCCTTCCGTTTGGGCTTGAGCATTGAAGAACTGTTCGCGCAAACCAGCATTGACCCGTGGTTCTTGGTGCAAATCAAAGAACTGGTCGATATGGAAAACGGTTTGAAAGACCGTTTACTGAACAGCATGAGTGTTGACGAAATGCGCAACTTGAAGCGCAAAGGCTTCTCCGACCGCCGTTTGGCTAAACTGTTACACGAAACCGAAAAAACGGTGCGGGTGGCACGTCACAAGCTCAACGTGCGTCCGGTGTATAAGCGCGTCGATACCTGCGCGGCGGAATTTGCCACCAATACCGCGTACATGTATTCTACTTACGAAGAAGAGTGCGAATCCAACCCGACTGACCGCAAGAAAATCATGGTGTTAGGTGGCGGCCCCAACCGTATCGGTCAAGGGATCGAGTTCGACTACTGCTGCGTCCACGCGGCGTTAGCGTTGCGTGATGATGGCTTTGAAACCATCATGGTCAACTGCAACCCTGAAACCGTTTCCACCGACTACGACACCTCCGACCGTCTGTATTTCGAGCCGCTGACGCTCGAAGACGTGATGGAAATCGTCGATCTGGAAAAACCTTACGGCGTGATCGTGCAATACGGCGGGCAAACCCCGCTGAAGCTGGCGCGTGATCTGGAAGCCTTGGGCGCACCGATCATCGGTACATCGCCGGATTCCATCGACTTGGCGGAAGACCGCGAACGTTTCCAACAATTGATCCACAAACTCGGCTTGAAACAGCCGCCGAACCGTACCGCCAGAAGCATTGACGAAGCGGTACGTCTGGCAGACGAAATCGGCTACCCCTTGGTGGTGCGTCCGTCTTACGTGCTGGGTGGACGGGCGATGGAAATCGTTTACCACGAAAACGAATTGCGCCGTTACATGACCACAGCGGTTTCCGTGTCCAACGATTCGCCGGTATTGCTCGACCGTTATCTGGATGATGCGATTGAAGTGGACGTTGACGCGATTTGCGACGGTGATAACGTGCTGATCGGCGGCATTATGCAGCACATCGAACAAGCAGGTATCCACTCCGGTGACTCGGCGTGTTCCTTGCCACCGTATTCCCTGAGTGTCGCGATTCAAGACCAATTGCGTGAGCAAATGGTGCGCATGGGCAAAGCCCTAAACGTTATCGGCTTAATGAACGCGCAATTTGCTATCAAGGGCGATGACGTATACGTGCTGGAAGTGAACCCGCGTGCCTCACGTACCGTGCCATTCGTGTCCAAGGCGATTGGTCGTCCATTGGCAAAAATCGCCGCACGCTGCATGGCTGGTCAAAGTTTAGCGTCACAAAATGCACTGAACGAAATCATTCCGTCCTACTACGCGGTGAAAGAAGCGGTGTTCCCGTTCATCAAATTCCCCGGCGTTGACCCCATCCTCAGCCCGGAAATGAAATCGACGGGCGAGGTCATGGGTGTGGGCAGAACCTTTGCCGAAGCTTTCGGCAAGGCGCAATACGCAGCGGGCGAAGTTTACCCAACGTCTGGCGTGGCGTTCATCAGCGTGCGCGAAGCCGACCGCCGTCATTTGAAAGAAGTGGGCGATATGCTGATCGGGCAAGGCTTCAAGATTGTGGCTACCCGTGGCACGGCACGCGAATTGCAGAACGTCGGTGTAACCTGCGAAATCGTCAACAAAATGCGTGAAGGCCGCCCCAATATCGTCGATATGATCAAGAACGAGGAAATCGACCTGATCGTGAACACGACCGAAGGCGAACAGTCTACCCGCGATTCGTTTGAGATTCGCCGCGAAGCCTTGCAGCACAAAATTACCTATACCACCACGATTGAGGGTGCGCGGGCGTTGTGCAAAGCGATGGCGTATACGGACAGCGAGCAAGTGTATTGCTTGCAAGATTTACATCGTGAACTGACAGAACAAGGGGTGTGA
- the carA gene encoding glutamine-hydrolyzing carbamoyl-phosphate synthase small subunit: MNKQALLVLEDGSVFHGRSIGCDGQTTGEVVFNTALTGYQEILTDPSYSRQIVTLTYPHIGNVGVNQEDCESTQVHAAGLIVRDVPAVYSSWRAEESLPDYLARNNVVAIADIDTRRLTRILREKGAQRGCVMAGENLSVDIALDAARSFPGLKGMDLAKEVTVKSSYVWTEGSWQLNPATPRPSTATTAEFNIVAYDYGIKTNILRMLVDRGCHVTVVPAQTPAADVLAMKPDGVFLSNGPGDPEPCDYAIAAIREVLEQKVPTFGICLGHQLLGLASGAKTVKMKFGHHGANHPVQDLDSKRVMISSQNHGFAVDETTLPANVRATHRSLFDGTLQGIERTDCPALSFQGHPEASPGPHDVAPVFDRFIEMMRAAHA; encoded by the coding sequence TTGAACAAGCAAGCACTGCTGGTGCTGGAAGACGGGAGTGTTTTCCACGGGCGTTCCATCGGCTGTGATGGCCAAACCACGGGTGAAGTGGTCTTTAATACCGCACTGACAGGCTATCAGGAAATCCTGACGGACCCGTCGTATTCACGTCAAATCGTCACGCTGACTTATCCCCACATTGGTAATGTCGGTGTCAATCAAGAAGATTGCGAATCCACCCAAGTCCACGCGGCTGGGCTGATCGTGCGCGATGTGCCTGCGGTTTACAGTAGCTGGCGTGCGGAAGAATCCCTGCCTGACTATTTAGCCCGCAATAACGTTGTCGCGATTGCCGACATCGACACGCGCCGTTTAACGCGCATTTTGCGTGAAAAAGGCGCACAGCGTGGCTGCGTTATGGCAGGTGAAAACCTGTCCGTGGATATAGCACTGGACGCGGCACGTTCCTTCCCCGGCTTAAAAGGCATGGATTTGGCGAAAGAAGTCACCGTCAAGTCCAGCTATGTGTGGACAGAAGGCAGTTGGCAATTAAACCCCGCCACCCCGCGTCCCTCTACCGCAACAACGGCTGAATTCAACATCGTCGCTTACGATTACGGTATTAAAACCAATATTCTGCGCATGTTGGTGGATCGTGGTTGCCACGTTACTGTCGTGCCTGCGCAAACCCCAGCGGCAGACGTGTTGGCAATGAAACCCGATGGCGTATTCCTCTCCAACGGCCCCGGCGACCCAGAACCGTGTGATTACGCGATTGCCGCCATCCGCGAAGTATTGGAGCAAAAAGTCCCAACGTTTGGTATTTGCTTAGGTCATCAATTGCTCGGTCTTGCCAGCGGCGCGAAAACCGTCAAGATGAAATTCGGGCATCACGGCGCGAACCATCCGGTGCAAGATTTAGACAGCAAGCGCGTGATGATCAGCAGCCAAAACCACGGTTTTGCGGTGGATGAAACCACGCTGCCAGCCAACGTGCGTGCCACGCACCGCTCGTTGTTTGACGGCACATTGCAAGGCATCGAACGCACTGACTGCCCCGCGTTAAGTTTCCAAGGACACCCCGAAGCCAGCCCCGGCCCGCACGACGTAGCCCCTGTATTCGACCGTTTCATTGAGATGATGAGAGCTGCACATGCCTAA
- a CDS encoding polysaccharide biosynthesis tyrosine autokinase, whose translation MNAHEKGFIQVSTFNTGGKSLREELRKLQIVIERREKTLLSVYLTVFLATLFATEALSPDLFKNFILSFILGVCAGMIAAFVREGTDAIIKNPDMLARVLPIPLLGVAPAIPKKAGNYAFQSAERPDSKVAEAFRSLRNNLLVVTQQQRPKVINVTSTDASEGKSSTSINLATVFAQAGTRVLLIDADLRRPTLHKHFKLDNTKGLGNYLAGLDDFNTLIRPTKIANLQLLSSGPITPHPVELLSSERLTQLIATTEQQDAPFDLIIIDSPPVMGMADALLIGNRVHATLLVVACNETRRRPLHAAFERLKQARTNMVGVVLTKVR comes from the coding sequence ATGAATGCACACGAAAAAGGGTTTATCCAAGTATCGACCTTCAATACCGGCGGCAAATCACTTCGCGAAGAACTGCGCAAATTGCAAATAGTAATCGAACGTCGCGAAAAAACGTTGCTCAGCGTCTATTTAACGGTCTTTTTAGCCACGTTGTTTGCCACAGAAGCGTTAAGCCCTGACCTTTTTAAAAACTTTATCTTAAGTTTTATCTTAGGCGTGTGTGCCGGGATGATTGCCGCATTTGTCCGCGAAGGCACGGACGCGATTATCAAAAATCCAGACATGCTGGCGCGCGTATTGCCGATTCCACTGTTGGGCGTTGCGCCTGCCATCCCCAAAAAAGCGGGCAATTATGCGTTTCAGAGTGCCGAGCGCCCCGATTCCAAAGTGGCGGAAGCGTTTCGTTCCCTGCGCAATAATCTATTAGTTGTCACCCAGCAACAGCGCCCGAAAGTCATCAATGTGACCAGCACCGATGCGAGTGAAGGCAAAAGCAGCACCAGCATTAACCTCGCCACTGTTTTTGCACAAGCGGGGACACGGGTATTGTTAATTGATGCCGATTTGCGCCGCCCAACGCTGCACAAGCATTTTAAATTAGACAACACCAAAGGGCTGGGTAATTACTTGGCAGGGTTAGATGATTTCAACACGCTCATCCGCCCCACCAAGATTGCTAATTTGCAACTGTTGTCATCTGGCCCGATTACCCCGCATCCAGTGGAATTATTGTCCAGCGAACGTTTGACGCAATTGATTGCGACCACTGAACAACAAGATGCGCCGTTTGACCTGATCATTATTGACTCACCACCCGTGATGGGCATGGCGGATGCGCTACTTATCGGCAATCGCGTCCATGCCACTTTATTGGTAGTTGCGTGTAATGAAACCCGCCGTCGCCCGCTTCATGCCGCGTTTGAGCGTTTGAAGCAGGCGCGTACCAATATGGTGGGCGTGGTGCTGACCAAGGTGCGTTAA